Genomic window (Candidatus Acidiferrales bacterium):
TCCGCCCGCTCACCCAATTTGGCGCGATATTCCCGGCGGTTGGCCACGCCATAGACCCATTCGTCCAGGTATGCTTCGAGCCGCGCTTGGTCGCGCGAGATTTCGTCGTATTCGAAATAGAAAGCATTGTCGCGGTCGTAGTAGCCCTGAACGTAGCTCGGATGCGCGCCCAAAGGCTCTTCCACCACCGCCGAGACGATGAAGCCGGGGATCAACGTGCGGTTGGGATCGCGGTGGACCACCTCTCGCGGGACAATCTCCTCCACCACAACCATGACTCGTCTGGCCGCAAACGCTGCCTCTTTCTGTACGCCCGGCAGTCCCCAGATTTGGGTGTTGCCTTCGTCATCGGCTCGCTGGGCATGGACGATGGCAAGGTCGGGATGGAGCGCCGGCACCGCGAACAGCTTTTCACCCGTGTAAGGACAATCGATCGGCCGGATGTTGGGGTTCACTCCCGGCAGATCGGAACCAACGTAGTTTCGAGTGGGCAGGAAGGGCAACCGCGACGCGCCCGCTTGCAGCCGCAATACCATGCCAAAGTGAGAATATTCCTCGAAGGCGAGCGGGCGAGGGATGCTTTGCTCGACCGCGCGGCGAAACGCATGGAGCGG
Coding sequences:
- a CDS encoding CoA-transferase, which produces MSKVMTMPEAIRRFVNDGDVVVMEGFTHLIPFAAGHEIIRQKRRELTLVRLTPDLIYDQMIAAGCAQKVIFSWAGNPGVGPLHAFRRAVEQSIPRPLAFEEYSHFGMVLRLQAGASRLPFLPTRNYVGSDLPGVNPNIRPIDCPYTGEKLFAVPALHPDLAIVHAQRADDEGNTQIWGLPGVQKEAAFAARRVMVVVEEIVPREVVHRDPNRTLIPGFIVSAVVEEPLGAHPSYVQGYYDRDNAFYFEYDEISRDQARLEAYLDEWVYGVANRREYRAKLGERAEALKAHRALCEPVNYGF